The following proteins come from a genomic window of Anopheles ziemanni chromosome 3, idAnoZiCoDA_A2_x.2, whole genome shotgun sequence:
- the LOC131286638 gene encoding ubiquitin carboxyl-terminal hydrolase, whose protein sequence is MDCWLPLESNPDVLSKYMTDLGVSPLWSIVDIYGMDDELLDMVPKPLKSLIFLFPCSKAHEERRAKEDEELKSKNIVHPEKLFFTRQYIHNACGTIALIHAILNNPDIEVEDGSVLKKYFDDAKNLTPEERGKLLNNSKEFMEKHESNAQEGQTATPDINDAVYHHFVAFVHVDGKLYELDGRKNFPVEHGSTSPETLLKDAVQVCKKFIEVDPTEVRFTLLGLAPTQ, encoded by the exons ATGGATTGCTGGCTACCATTGGAGTCCAACCCAGAT GTATTGTCCAAGTACATGACTGACCTAGGCGTGTCTCCGCTTTGGAGCATCGTCGATATATATGGAATGGACGACGAGCTGTTAGATATGGTGCCTAAGCCACTGAAATCGCTCATTTTCCTGTTCCCTTGCTCGAAGGCG CATGAGGAAAGACGGGCAAAGGAAGACGAAGAATTGAAGAGTAAAAATATCGTACATCCTGAGAAACTTTTCTTCACCCGTCAGTACATTCACAACGCGTGCGGAACCATTGCCCTGATCCACGCCATACTGAACAACCCAGACATCGAGGTTGAAGATGGCAGTGTCCTTAAGAAATACTTCGACGATGCCAAAAATCTTACTCCCGAAGAGCGCGGGAAACTCCTGAACAATAGCAAGGAATTTATGGAAAAGCACGAGTCAAACGCACAGGAGGGGCAAACCGCAACGCCAGATATCAACGACGCGGTTTATCATCATTTCGTGGCATTTGTGCATGTTGATGGAAAGTTATACGAGCTAGATGGAAGGAAGAATTTCCCGGTTGAGCACGGCAGCACGTCGCCGGAAACGCTATTGAAAGACGCAGTGCAAGTTTGCAAGAAATTCATCGAGGTTGATCCCACTGAAGTACGTTTTACTCTGTTGGGGCTCGCTCCAACTCAGTAA
- the LOC131286633 gene encoding glucose dehydrogenase [FAD, quinone]-like, with protein MHVALFNYYFIVCFYTVGVFVATYLLNVLYNVSSFSNRHVLPSKSMYDYIIVGSGTAGSVIASHIPATNVLVLEAGSMRNMFMDVPLFMPLIQGSEYDWQYETESQVESCWAMQENKSFWPMGKVVGGTHMLNNMVHYIAGPKDFATWFEEPYDLERFMQFFEQTSWSKAHSVEAGGFHTKLGEVFMNSAREMGFNQHAFFQPLLTTNNGRRWSTSHSYEVLHRPGHELVTNCLVEKVIVHDGVAKGLRASKAGQTIDVYARKGVILTAGTVGSAKILLHSGIGPKSELETHGIESVADLPLVGKNLQDHIGTGSELMLSGSTLNLSPLNLIHPQNLWRYFSQNPHHSSLAFGGCEAVGFISLGSNYSSDLQFMVLPAGISSDGGVHLRKLVNFRESVWKDYFEPLLRAGQSMVTVLPILLHPESTGEIILRSADVWDAPIINPKYLTARKDVDVLLKGIRILQQLTEQQSAREMKLEFNPKPFPGCTNYRYDSDDYWECYIRSVTHTIYHPVGTCRMGSSSEGSVVSSTNLQVHGIQNLYVADASVMVNAPSGNPNSVVMAIADYFVQSNFKNMEH; from the exons ATGCATGTTgcattatttaattattatttcataGTTTGCTTCTATACGGTAGGCGTTTTTGTGGCAACGTATCTGTTAAACGTGTTGTACAATGTGTCCAGCTTTAGCAACCGCCATGTGTTGCCAAGCAAATCAATGTATGATTATATCATCGTTGGTTCTGGAACAGCCGGATCGGTGATCGCCTCCCACATTCCTGCAACCAATGTACTGGTCCTGGAGGCCGGTTCTATGAGGAACATGTTCATGGATGTTCCGCTGTTTATGCCTCTTATCCAAGGATCGGAGTATGATTGGCAGTATGAAACGGAATCACAGGTCGAGTCCTGCTGGGCAAtgcaggaaaacaaaagtttctGGCCAATGG gaaAAGTTGTTGGTGGAACACACATGCTTAATAATATGGTGCACTATATAGCTGGGCCGAAAGATTTTGCTACCTGGTTCGAAGAACCCTATGATTTAGAACGTTTTATGCAATTCTTTGAACAAACTTCTTGGTCCAAAGCACATTCCGTCGAAGCAGGAGGGTTCCATACCAAACTTGGAGAAGTTTTCATGAATTCCGCCCGAGAAATGGGTTTTAATCAACATGCATTTTTCCAGCCGTTACTAACGACAAACAATGGAAGACGTTGGTCTACGAGCCACAGCTATGAGGTACTTCACAGACCCGGTCATGAGCTTGTGACAAACTGTTTGGTGGAGAAAGTTATCGTCCATGATGGCGTTGCGAAGGGCTTGCGTGCCTCGAAGGCCGGCCAAACTATCGACGTGTATGCAAGAAAAGGAGTAATTCTAACGGCTGGTACGGTGGGGTCCGCCAAAATACTACTGCACAGTGGGATCGGCCCGAAATCTGAGTTAGAAACGCATGGGATTGAATCGGTTGCAGATCTCCCGCTCGTAGGGAAAAACTTGCAAGACCACATAGGCACAGGGTCAGAGTTAATGCTTTCCGGGTCAACGTTAAACTTATCGCCACTCAACTTAATACATCCGCAAAACTTATGGCGCTATTTTTCGCAAAATCCACATCACTCATCACTTGCTTTCGGTGGCTGTGAAGCAGTGGGTTTCATTTCTCTTGGGAGTAACTACAGCAGTGATCTTCAATTTATGGTACTACCGGCAGGCATTAGTTCCGACGGAGGTGTTCACTTGCGAAAGCTGGTCAATTTTCGGGAGAGTGTGTGGAAAGATTATTTTGAGCCATTGTTAAGAGCTGGCCAGTCGATGGTCACCGTTTTGCCTATTTTACTGCACCCAGAAAGCACAGGAGAAATAATCCTGCGAAGTGCAGACGTGTGGGATGCACCAATTATTAATCCCAAATACTTAACCGCCAGGAAAGATGTAGATGTTTTACTTAAAGGTATTCGTATATTGCAACAACTAACCGAACAGCAATCGGCACGTGAGATGAAGCTGGAATTTAACCCAAAACCATTTCCCGGTTGTACGAACTATCGCTACGACAGCGATGACTATTGGGAATGCTATATCCGTTCCGTTACCCACACAATCTATCATCCGGTGGGAACATGCCGAATGGGCAGTAGCAGTGAAGGTTCGGTTGTTTCTTCAACTAATCTGCAAGTTCACGGCATACAAAATTTGTATGTTGCGGATGCGTCGGTTATGGTGAATGCTCCCAGCGGTAATCCTAATTCGGTGGTGATGGCCATAGCAGACTATTTTGTACAgtctaattttaaaaacatggaACACTAA